The DNA window GCACCCATGTGGTGGGCCCCATCCTAATTAAAGCCCTGCACCCAATGGTGCACAACTTCCTGGTAGAGATGGCGGCCTGGCTCGCCATCGTGTGGGCGGCGACATGGCTCCGCCGGCGAGAGCGGGAGCGCTATTCCCTTTCATCTTCCCCAGACGCCGCCGCCACTAGCTCGAGCGGAAtggtggagctccggcgagaggTTAATAAATAAGTTTTTGTGTTATAATTCTATTCCAAAATTTTGGTCGTCGATTTCTCTACATAAATTTTTGGCTCATATTTTGCATTCACAATTTTTTCACCCTTTCTTTTAATCTGTATCGGATCCAGATTATGTGCACAATTGTTGTTCATGAATTATGTAAAAACAAAACGGTTCACAGCCGTATTCACAACTTTTAGATGTATATTTATGTGTTCATAACTTTTATCTGCATAATTTGTTTTTCATGATTCGTGAAGTATGTGCATGCTTTTTGTTTACTAGTTATGTGAAAAAATTTGTGTGCAACATTCGTTATACAAGTTTATTTATAAACTTTTGCGTCTAAATTTCTGGAGTGCAAATTTGTGTGTATAAATTTTGATAGAGAAGCCTTGTGTATGAAATTACGTGCGAAAGAGAGAAATTGACGGTGCCCGGAAAGGAAACGGAGTACGCGCGCAGAAGAGGGTGGGGAAGTCTTGAGAGAAGCCGGAAAGGGAAAATTACCACATCAGCGCACGTGCTGTACTTCCAGAAAAAGAAACTACAGTGATGTCGGAAATCGAACCTAGCTAGCTGGCAACAAGTACAAATGGCCTCTTACAGAAGTTGAACCAGGGGAGGAAATTTGTTTTTCttacaaagcacatgtatatgtTTATGTTATAGTAATGACTTTATGTTTATATTATAGTAATGATTTGTATTCTTGTCGATTGGAACGGGCTGCTGCATCCACCGTCCGTCCAGCATCCAACGACTGCAGTACCAAACAGAGCACGCCTGATTCGATTGTTGCGTCATTTTTTCATTCCCCCCTACCTTCCATCTCCGTTTTCATCCGCTCTGGGGGCGGCGCGAGATCCACCCGAGTCGCGCTGCCGCCTGATGGTGAATCCGGCGGAGCTCGCGATATCCCAGCGGGGCTGCTCCGCACCCATGCcgacctcctcctcgcgcgTTGCTGGCGAGTAGTGGAGCGCCGCACAGCAGCTCGGTGGAACCTGCAGGAAGTGGTGGCGCTTCGGCTGGTAAGCTCTCCTATGCTTTGTGGTCGTGCATGGGTCATGATAGTTAGATGCATTTCTCCATCAGTTGTTCTGGATCACCAGTACTACTACCACCCTGCTTTGTGCGCACTAATCGAGGTATTTTGACATGTTTCCCGGTCAGATTTAGCCACTCAGGCGGTGATTATAGTTAAGAGTTAGGACGACATTGCTAATTGCTCTCAAAAGGAGTTCCAAAGTGCGGACTGATAATTTGATCTGTGAGCTAAATTGGGTGGACATTATCCATTCGGAGATCAAATTAGACGAGATGATGAAACGAATTCTTTAGGAAAGTTTCACGTGATTTTAACTATTATCTAAGTGACTTTAACCATCTGATCTTTTAACTGTAACAAGGCTGTgccattttctttttccccttcctccatTCCCGCTGCCGCTCTTTCTCTTTCTCATTAAAATGCTTAACTGATATCATTAAAATGTATACTTAGCATTACCTAAACTGCTTATGATATCAATTAAAGTTACTTTGTTCACTAACTGATCGAGTATCCAATCTAGTACAGATCCTAGTAATAGATTTACATGCACCAAATGCTTTTTATATATTCTTTTCCTAGGCTTTGGTTTTCATATATGACCCGTCAAAGCTCTTAAGTTCTTTATTTGCATGCATCCTAGTACTGGAAAGACAGTAGGTTCTTTTACCATCCTGTACATGTATGATTCTAAAGGAAGTATTGTTTCAGCTTTGCTTTTTGCTTATTAGTTCTTTCCCTAGCACTGCTGGTGCTCATTGCTGATTCACAAGCCTTGGCACTATCATATCCAGAAATTATATTTTTAACCGTATTTTTAACCTTTAAGCTAATGCCTTTCATTCTCTTTCTTATTTAGTTGTAGTTTATGCAATGGCTAGATGACAGAAGCGTCAACAAGACACTATGCCATCATCTACTGTGGTACGTATCACTATACTATCTGTAAAATATGTTGAAGGTAGCAAGTTATGTATCCTAGTATTTTCTGGGAGGCAACACTTTTGTTGTAAGATAATAGTTATGTGTAATAACATGGATTTTAAATACCCCCAGAACCCTACTGTATCTTTTAGTTTTGTTGTCTTTTTTCTGTGTTCAGATTAACAATAGCCAATAACATGGATTTTATTTAGGCAATTTACAGGTAGGAATTAGGCAATAATATTATTATAGATGGGTAACAATACGGTTCCCAATAAGCATTTGCCagatccggggccacggggctgtgtgcatgacgtagtttaaataggcttatgagataaagcctgtcttatctcttatttgtctcatttatctcttatttatctcgtatgaataggagataaaactagtcggtacagaaggaatctactcgagttgtattcggttacgattccttatctagtattggactaggattcttgtaactctgacctcccggatatataagggggcagGAACCCATTCAAGgcagatcatcaagatcattctacacccaagggaatataaaccaccacacaggacgtagggtattacgcacctcgcggcccgaacctgtctaaattttgtgttccttgcaccttcaagttcctgatctcggcgtctcctcacctaaacttaccaccttcggtatacccttcggtgggcagccggtaaaacaccgacagctggcgcgccaggtaggggagcgcatcgaagatccaccggtgaactcgatggcatctttccagttcaccaggtcagtaccttctcagggtacaacatttgtttttggctcgtgggtctgtatcgcagatggtgcgggcagttttcgtcgattcctcgtcgacatgaagctaAAAACTCCCGcagcggatcctcgcagcgaccttgacaagttcgttgatgatctcgacgacttgtcaatccatgcatccgctgtaaggatcgaggtggagtctgcATCCGGcgtgacttcatccggcgctgcatCAACTTttcttgggttggactcgttccaatctgaggattcGCGTAGCTGAtcatgactcggtctacgcaatatGGCCACTGAActccaggaggccgacatctccgagtccctctccgcattagagaaggacttggactctctgctccaacttgatgggtccgaagccaccgcacgtcgggggcttcgggttgttttgatGCCAGCGATCCGATGATCTCCTCCACcccggaggggcgtttcgtgcattggaagggcatgaaaccttctgatctactcgaggctgaggaccgacttgtggcccacctcaagcctttgccttttcaggagggcaggccgttagccaccgtggtggaggagtcgactgaactagtcgacgtgagctctgaggagctcatctcacgccaggtgctgatggtggaagaaggcaaggatgatggcgacttgcccatcgactaatttgatgcggtctccgaagaCGAAGCCACAGCTAACGCCTGCGATGAAAAtgacgctgatcgtgaggcacggaggaccaggaacagggctcgcgcagctcgccgaaggagggtcaatgagcacatgcgatccatgcatcgcgagcttgacgccgaattctctgccataagcgagcggggtttcaggactccggtggccaacatcgccagggttatggccatactcgagcgcagcatcgatccgaacgtgcgtcaagcacttcgttatgcgcagagggcctggattcagtttgatcagcaaaacccagcgtctaccctcagggaggagcgcgtgggcgagagccgaagccaagctcacagccgaacggcaggTGGCTATCCTCGACCTCAAcgtagcaacaacaacaacgctcacgggagtcaggctcctggcgggaggcaacagccacaaCCAAGAGGTAACCCGCGACAcaccaatcatcggcctcctctagAAGACCTATGCCGGCAtatcaatgaaggccgtgatgcgcggtccgtgatcgattccaggcgcaaagtgtgcgaagaagtcgagacggaAGGTACTGGttgcagcgaccgtttcccagctttctccgtacgattcagcagctacaagtaccctgaaggcttcaagccgatcggcaacACCAAatatgatggtaagcaagctcctcggcaatggctacgttgttactccaccgccattgaagtagcaggggctctaacatcaccaaggtcgtctacttcccgatggctttggaccccgcgccgttcacgtggttggagagcctcagcaacaactcgatcgactcctgggagcggctcaagaaggtcttcatcgacaacttccagggggcgattgcttgtgcaggtactcgtcacgatcttgctcagtgtaaacaggaacgtaacaagctcctacgatcctacacacgccgtttcttcgatgtccgcgccaccatcacaaatatctcggaggaggacatcatcgactgcttctacaacggcatcaccgatccagacatttacagagacttcgggcggaacaggccgaaaactgttgcagggttgcgtgacatgatgcacgactggtctgagcaggaggagaagatgcgggagcggttcccgaggcacCAAGATGGTAATCTGAGGCCTTCTcgtgacaaccgcaacgacaagagccagcgggactatccgggtccaccccggaagcgcaagccagatgatctcatcgcggttGTAACAACAAAAATATCAACACTAGGAGTACAAATTTTTTACTTGATGATGCCTGATGTACTGAATGAAGCCTGGATGTGCTATTTTTATTCAGATTTGCTTGGGGGAAAGGCACTATGTCATCATCTACTGTGGTACGTGTGACTATACTATCTACAAAATATGTTGAAGGTAGCAAGTTATGTGTCCTAGTATTTTCTGCGAGGCAACACTTTTGTTGTAAGATAATAGTTGTGTGTAATAATATGGGTTTTAAATGCCCCCCTAGAACCCAACTGTATCTTTTAGTTTTGTTCTTTTTTATATGTTCAGATTAAAGGATAAGGACATTAGCCAATAACATGGAGTTTATTTAGGCAATTTATAGGTAGGAATTAGGCAATAATATTATTATAGATGGGCAAAAATATGGTTCCCAATAAGTATTTTCCCCATATGTAACAACAAAAATATCAATGCAAATTTTTTACTTGATGATGCCCGATGTACTAAATGAAGCCTGGATGTGCTATTTTTATTCAGATTTGCAGGGGGAAGCAAGGGGCGAATTTGAGCGGTGTTATgcactttcaaattctagttatccttttttctttttcttccttgaTTGCCTAATGAACTGAAAACCAACATTATTGGGTGGTTTTGGGTAGTTTAGTTATTTATTCTTGCACTGTGCTGCTTGATTGGATTGTCTATAATTACCGCAGTTTTCACCTCTCTGCTCCAGGGCGACAGGAATAACATCAGCTCAATTTCTCTCATTTGATTGAGTAGCAGCAGGGTCAGGAGTTGTTTTGTCGCCGCAACAGCAAAAATGCCTGTCATCATCAGCTTGGGTAGGTAAGCAGATTAGCACTCCAGCAAGGTTTCAGATGTCAAGTACATGGATTCTCATTTTCACGCTATAGTGATGCTACTGCTAGTTCCATTATTTAATCATTGCTTGCTTGCTTTGGCCGGTCAATTGAGCAGTTCATTAGTTTATCCACTAAAATAAATTTAGCTCATGTGCTTTTGTTCATCACATTTGAGATGTCCAGTAGCTTTGCTAGTATCTTTCGCTGATGAAGGTAACTGCAGCTTAACTTTTATCAAGAGCAATTAAACAACGATGAGATGAGAAGAACTACTTTATTGGGATGTTCTGTCTACGAAGTAAAATGCTACTTTTGCAGCTCGATTTGCCCTGTTTCGGCGAAGAAACGGTGTTGTTTTGAATCATGTTCATTTAATTTACTTGTACATTTATTCTGAATTGCTTATGAGTTATTATAATATGCTTTCAAATTTTAACAAAAATGTTTCTTACTGTAAAGAGATTGAAATATATTGAAGTGAGATCTTGTTTTAAAATTTTTGTTGAGGCCAACGCAACGGTACAATCAGACTTGAATTTTGTACTATGAGCACGTAAGTTAGGCGCGTAATGAGCACGTAATGAGCAATTACCTATGAGCACGTAAGTTAGGCGCGCTATTATTCTTGTTAATTACGTACTGGTACGTGCTGCAACCTGCAAGATCAGTAGTCTCCAATGCAAGGAAGTCCGCAAGAGGCAACTGTTCGTAATTAATACCATCTCAGAATAATCTCGCAATCGCCCGTGGGCATGCAAAAACTTGGCCTTCGCACGTATAGCTAGGCGTGGTGCCTACCACTGGCCTGCTACAAATACCTGATGGTATGCTGACCGATACGCTTCAAGGGGGGCTGACAACATCCGCAGCTAGCTTTGCCATGGCATTCAAGCTCATGGCTGCTTCCCCTGCGCTCCTGTTCCTCGCCGTGACACTCATGCTTGCGGCTTCTGTGCGAGCCCAGGGACGGTCACCACCACGTGCTCCGGCTCCATCGACACGGCCACCAACACCAGCTCCAACACCTACACCGATCCGAACTACACCGATCCGAACGCCGACCCCAGCTTCTACACCCACACCGACCCATGCTCCAACTCGTGCACCGACCCTTACTCCAACCCCAGCTCCAATGCCATCGCGGATCCCTGCTCCAACACCAGCACCGACCCGTGCTCTGACTCCAGCTCCTACGCCCTCGCCGATTGGTGCTCCGACTTCTACACCGACACGTGCTCCTACGCCTTCGCCGACCCGTACTCCGACGCCTACACCGACCCGTGCTCCTGCACCCTCGCCGACCCGTTCTCCGACTCCTGCACCGACACGTGCTCTGGCCCGTGCTCCTGCACCCTCGCCGACCCGTGCTCCAACTCCTGCACCAACACGTGCTCCGACTCCTGCTCCGGCACCCTCGCCGACCCGTGCTTTGACTCCTACACCGACGCGTGCTCCGACCCGTGCTCCTACACCCTCGCCGATCCGTGCTCCGACTTTTACACCGACGCGTTTCTACACAACAGAAAGTTACAGCTACAAAAAAGAAAATCCAAGTATAAATGATTAAAAAAATATCCAACATAGTCACTGCGCTTCAAGAGAGACAAGGAAAATGAGGTAAACAATGAGCAAGTAATTAGTTTCATAGCATTGAGAGAAAAATACCAACACAAATCTTGCAAACTAGAATAGTCAACAAGAAAACacaaaaacaagagataagTTTTGGCATCTAATACGATAAAAAATTCAGATGGCATGTAgaataataaaaaaaatactACAATTGAGATTCACAGAAGCGGAGTAACtgtaaattattttgaaatGTATATGTACACAAATATAGCTGATGGTGTAATTCTAGAACAAGAGATATTCAATTCCTTTTGGCCCATCAATCTCAAACTTTTATTTGGAAAAAATTACAgctgcatgtaaaaaataatatatatatatatatataaatttctTGGTAGGATAAATAACAAGAAATACAGAAATAACTGAACAAATTCTTGCTGTAAATTAAGTACAATGATCATGCAAGTTTTCCATGGCATGAATAGTTGTTTGCTACCTATATATGTTATAGATTCAACGATTAGCCTACTACTAAAAATGAATCTCCTAACCTGAAAGAGAAAGGATCTTAACTAGTATAGACCTTCTGCACTCTTGGCCACCTGGCTCCATTTAGTCCTGAAAATCAAACCCAATCAAGCTACCCCACCTGAGAAAATGGATAAAGACGTGAAATAAAAATTTGACAACACAAATTAAATCCTTTCACATAACTCATGAATTCTATTTAAATAAATCTGGATCAAGCATACAAGAAGAAGAAAGCAGCTGCAGATACAAGACTGAAAACATAAAACAGTTGGTAGAGAAACCCGTGATTTCCCACAGCAGGACATCTTTTTTCTTCATGGCTGACACTCTGTAGTACTGTACCAATGCCTATCCCCTGGATAACCAATTAATTACATAGCAACCAAGCCATAGCATAATTCAAATAATGGGCAAATATGGCTCCACAAACTAACATTAACGACACTCCACGTTACTATACCCAATTCCCCTACAGATATAACAAGGACAAGAATCTTCCTCAAAACTAAAAGATTTAGATTTTGTTTAATCAAGAAAAAAGTTACATTGACACATTATAAAACTACAGTATATGATATACCTATTAATTCAAATCAAATAACAGTGGCCTCCAGATTGGGGTAGTGGCAACTAAAGCAAGCTCCACGGCACCATGGCAACAACAAGCAGCTTGCCTATGATATGATCCATAAAACCCAAGTAGGAGCACATCACGGAAACTAATCGAGCGCAGTAGTTGCATATAATGTGAAGGATATCTAGCTAGAATCACCTATCCAATGAAAATAGCACATTCTAAAAACTGAAATCAAAAGCTACTTATCCAATTCATGGATTATATGATGGATGCAAACGACCTAACACTACGGTGTTATACATTTGTCCTACTTGATAAAATTATCGAGgtgaaaaagaaatgcattgcAGCCGATAATGGAAATGTTGTTGCTGAAATGTATAAAAATTCCTCCAAAACTTTATAAATTATCTTAGTTACATAACTGAAGATTTGGAAAACTACACTTAACAATAACCATAAGAAAGATACAATATTATTTTAATTATGTGAGAAAAATAACTACATCTAGACTACAAAAAGGAATGAATTTCAACGGGTATGAAGCCCTCACAAAAAGACTGAATGTTACAGTTTATTCTAAGAAATTAATGCTTATAATGCACGCAGAAAATGTAGTGGGTTTTCATGTAACTGATCTTCACTATGTATATTTAATGAAATTTTTAACTAGTCAAGGTTCATACACACCTGCTGCTTTTGGGAAAATAACTTTGATGTTCCAGTTTGAAATAAAAACATGCATATACCAGGAAGCTTGCATGCTATAATGCATTGTTCCAAAATGGTACTCCACATGCAGGACAAAAATATTGAAGCAACAGAGAAATAATTGATGATACAGTTGTAGAAAAATGGAGCTTAAGATAGATTAGACTTGTGTGACAGAACAAAGCATGTTTTGTTGACCGCTATGCCAAAGCAAGCAGAGACgtaatctctctctctctctctctctctctctctctctcacacacacacacacacacatcccTAGTCAAGAAGACCATTGGACTGTCATACAAATAAGAAAAATGCCAACATTGTGTGCCACAGTAAGCAACTACGATGCTGCAATAAGCTGTCCAGATTTGAATACAAAACCAAAGGCTATAGGCTAATTCAAACAAGCTACTAACAACTAGGTCTGAATGAGCTGCAGACAGAATGAATAGAAGATCCATTCTGTTTGATGGATTAGCTCTCCCTATGAGAGTCCAAAAGGAGCACAGCACACAGCACAACAACCAATACACATGTCCATTTTGTTGTCCATTCAACCACTTCAGCATCGAATAATTCAGGGTTTCATACTAACATATCACATAGCTCAAGAAATGAATTATGCATGTCAAATTTGCTCTTCCCACAAAGTGCAGGATGAATCAATCGAGCAATTATACCTTGCCATCGATCTCCCAGAGCACGCCGTTCTCGATATCCTTGTACAGGAATGAGTGTGACAAAAGCTCATCGCCCAACAACACTACAAACAAGTTAGCACATCGGTAGCCGATACTAACCTAAGAATAGCATCTCACGAGTTGCACAAAATGGGACTAACCCACAAACTGAATCAGACTAACACACAAACCAAAATCACACAAAAATTGAGCAAATATGACACAAat is part of the Panicum hallii strain FIL2 chromosome 2, PHallii_v3.1, whole genome shotgun sequence genome and encodes:
- the LOC112881363 gene encoding circumsporozoite protein-like, producing the protein MRERFPRHQDGTVTTTCSGSIDTATNTSSNTYTDPNYTDPNADPSFYTHTDPCSNSCTDPYSNPSSNAIADPCSNTSTDPCSDSSSYALADWCSDFYTDTCSYAFADPYSDAYTDPCSCTLADPFSDSCTDTCSGPCSCTLADPCSNSCTNTCSDSCSGTLADPCFDSYTDACSDPCSYTLADPCSDFYTDAFLHNRKLQLQKRKSKYK